From the genome of Parazoarcus communis, one region includes:
- a CDS encoding methyl-accepting chemotaxis protein, with translation MNNAGYGWRSIRLRLFILFALVVIGAGYYATSDLLRQWRAETELDQLATLGRLSIASSAVAHELQKERGLSAGFIASKGVRFSEELRSQRKLSISAFAVLADTLDRAKLQELDANIRSGVDSARTQVENLSSIRADIDSGRATPAQSFTAYTAAIEKLLMVVEHSAASASNAEISREITAYLMYLNAKEQAGRERATLNGVFTSNSFDPATYRRYVTLLATQSTYLHAFAIYADAEARALHQALTDTAPSREVERMRQTAFDKAQSGGFDIDPSDWFQQITAKIDGMKSVEDHLARQVASMSERMAAGAARQMAVSAMTMIAMAVLALVFGLQVRRMLRTLHLTALNARCIAAGDLDHAIIVTQHDELGEIDLALGEVQRNVHAMMDDAVMLSESAVGGILSTRADANRHQGGYRKIIEGVNATLDAVVGPLSIAADYVDRISRGAIPPRITEAYNGDFNTIKNNLNTCIDAIGALVADATMLAQAGLNGQLQIRADAGRHQGDYRKIVDGVNSTLDAVIAPIDEVKHIMLALSQGDLTQRIDARYAGDFEVLENAVNESLDKLAAIIEQVRTAADALSSAAGQVSSTAQSLSQASSEQAASVEESLASIEQMTASINQNSENAKVTDGMAAKSSTEAVEGGEAVKNTVTAMKDIAGKIGIIDDIAYQTNLLALNAAIEAARAGEHGKGFAVVAAEVRKLAERSQVAAQQIGQLAGNSVNLAERAGALLGEMVPSIRKTSDLVQEITSASQEQSAGVVQINGAMSQLSKATQQNASASEELAATAEELGGQAAQLQETMAFFAVNTDRSCH, from the coding sequence ATGAACAATGCTGGCTATGGATGGCGCTCCATCCGTCTGCGCCTATTCATTCTGTTTGCGCTCGTTGTCATTGGCGCCGGCTATTACGCAACATCCGACCTGCTTCGTCAGTGGCGTGCCGAAACGGAGCTTGACCAGCTGGCGACACTCGGCCGCCTGTCCATCGCATCCAGTGCCGTCGCGCACGAATTGCAAAAGGAACGCGGCCTGTCCGCCGGTTTCATCGCGTCCAAAGGGGTCCGTTTCAGCGAGGAACTCCGGTCACAGCGCAAATTGTCGATTTCCGCGTTTGCCGTACTGGCCGACACGCTTGACCGCGCAAAACTGCAGGAACTCGATGCGAACATCCGCAGCGGTGTGGATTCGGCCCGCACGCAAGTCGAAAATCTCTCTTCGATCCGCGCCGACATCGATTCAGGCCGGGCAACGCCGGCGCAGTCCTTTACTGCCTACACCGCCGCAATCGAAAAGCTGCTCATGGTCGTAGAGCACAGTGCGGCGAGCGCGAGCAACGCCGAGATTTCACGCGAGATAACCGCTTATCTGATGTACCTGAATGCAAAGGAACAAGCCGGCCGTGAGCGCGCCACCCTGAACGGCGTCTTCACTTCGAACAGCTTCGACCCCGCCACCTACCGCCGCTACGTAACGCTGCTGGCCACCCAATCGACCTATTTGCATGCGTTCGCGATTTACGCCGACGCCGAAGCCAGGGCCCTTCACCAGGCCTTGACGGATACCGCCCCGAGCAGAGAGGTCGAGCGCATGCGCCAGACCGCGTTCGACAAAGCGCAGAGCGGCGGGTTCGATATCGATCCGTCGGACTGGTTCCAACAGATCACCGCAAAGATTGATGGCATGAAATCGGTCGAAGATCATCTCGCACGCCAGGTCGCGAGCATGAGCGAAAGAATGGCCGCAGGTGCAGCCCGGCAGATGGCAGTGTCGGCCATGACGATGATCGCAATGGCTGTGCTTGCCCTGGTCTTCGGCCTGCAGGTCCGCCGGATGCTGCGCACACTGCACCTGACCGCGCTCAATGCCCGGTGCATTGCGGCCGGCGATCTCGATCATGCCATCATCGTCACGCAGCACGATGAACTGGGCGAAATCGACTTGGCGCTGGGCGAAGTCCAACGCAATGTGCATGCGATGATGGACGATGCCGTCATGCTTTCCGAATCCGCTGTTGGTGGAATTCTGTCAACCCGCGCCGACGCAAACCGGCATCAAGGCGGTTACCGCAAGATCATCGAAGGGGTGAACGCAACGCTGGACGCGGTTGTCGGCCCCTTGAGCATCGCCGCCGATTACGTCGACCGCATTTCCCGTGGCGCCATCCCGCCGCGGATCACCGAGGCTTACAACGGTGATTTCAACACCATCAAGAACAACCTCAATACGTGCATCGACGCCATCGGCGCCCTCGTCGCCGACGCCACCATGCTGGCACAGGCAGGCCTGAACGGCCAACTCCAGATCCGCGCCGACGCCGGTCGACACCAGGGCGATTACCGAAAGATCGTCGACGGCGTCAATAGCACGCTTGACGCCGTCATCGCGCCAATCGACGAGGTCAAGCACATCATGCTCGCGCTGAGCCAGGGTGACCTCACGCAGCGGATCGACGCCCGCTACGCGGGTGATTTCGAGGTCCTCGAGAATGCGGTAAATGAGTCGCTGGATAAACTCGCAGCCATCATCGAGCAGGTGCGCACGGCCGCCGACGCGCTCTCGAGCGCTGCCGGCCAAGTCTCCTCGACCGCCCAGAGCTTGTCCCAGGCCTCTTCCGAGCAAGCAGCCAGCGTAGAGGAGTCCCTGGCCTCGATCGAGCAGATGACCGCATCGATCAACCAGAACTCCGAGAACGCCAAGGTGACCGATGGCATGGCCGCCAAGTCCTCGACCGAAGCAGTCGAAGGGGGCGAAGCGGTCAAGAACACGGTGACCGCCATGAAGGACATTGCCGGCAAGATCGGCATCATCGACGACATCGCCTATCAGACCAACCTGCTGGCGCTGAACGCGGCCATCGAAGCGGCGCGTGCAGGCGAGCATGGCAAGGGCTTTGCCGTCGTCGCCGCCGAGGTGCGCAAACTGGCGGAACGCAGTCAGGTCGCCGCGCAGCAGATCGGCCAACTCGCCGGAAATTCGGTCAATCTGGCCGAACGCGCAGGCGCGTTGCTCGGCGAGATGGTGCCCTCCATCCGCAAGACTTCCGACCTGGTGCAGGAGATCACCTCGGCCAGTCAGGAACAAAGTGCCGGCGTGGTGCAGATCAACGGCGCCATGAGCCAGCTCAGCAAAGCCACGCAGCAGAACGCATCGGCCTCGGAGGAGCTTGCGGCCACCGCGGAGGAGTTGGGGGGACAGGCTGCCCAGTTGCAGGAAACCATGGCGTTCTTTGCCGTCAATACCGACAGGTCATGCCACTAG
- a CDS encoding DUF1289 domain-containing protein: MSVASPCINICHMSPDTGWCEGCQRSIDEITCWSRATDTERRQILVAVADRRELLGLAPLVQSEGAGA; the protein is encoded by the coding sequence ATGAGCGTTGCATCACCCTGCATCAATATCTGCCACATGAGCCCGGACACCGGATGGTGCGAGGGCTGTCAGCGCAGCATCGACGAGATCACGTGCTGGAGCCGGGCAACGGACACCGAGCGGCGCCAGATTCTGGTCGCCGTGGCCGATCGGCGCGAGCTGCTCGGCCTCGCGCCCCTGGTGCAGTCCGAAGGCGCTGGGGCATGA
- the rapZ gene encoding RNase adapter RapZ, which produces MQIVLISGLSGSGKSIALNVLEDAGYFVVDNLPATLLPQLVATLRGSGYQRVAVAVDVRSGGSIAALPQQLQAVRGIVRDVRFVFLEARDDTLIARFSETRRRHPLAEGGVSLGEAIHQERDALAQIAELGHRIDTSDMHANTLRTWIKDFINVEAESGMTLMFQSFGFKYGIPMDADLVFDVRCLPNPHYDPMLRPLTGRDKPVIDFLEKVPEVGRMAEDIRRFVANWLPSYLRDNRSYLTVAIGCTGGQHRSVYIAEWLARRFKDSAQVLVRHRSAARRDADRAAAGK; this is translated from the coding sequence ATGCAGATTGTGCTGATCAGTGGCCTTTCAGGCTCGGGCAAGAGCATTGCGCTCAACGTGCTCGAAGACGCGGGCTATTTCGTCGTCGATAACCTGCCGGCAACGCTGTTGCCGCAGCTGGTGGCGACCCTGCGTGGCAGCGGCTACCAGCGCGTGGCGGTGGCGGTGGACGTGCGCTCGGGTGGCAGCATCGCTGCACTGCCGCAGCAGCTTCAGGCGGTGCGCGGCATCGTGCGTGACGTGCGCTTCGTCTTTCTGGAAGCGCGTGATGACACCCTGATTGCCCGTTTTTCCGAAACGCGGCGACGCCACCCGCTGGCCGAAGGCGGGGTGTCGCTGGGTGAGGCCATCCACCAGGAACGCGATGCCCTCGCCCAGATCGCGGAGCTGGGACACCGCATCGACACCAGCGACATGCATGCCAACACGCTGCGCACGTGGATCAAGGATTTCATCAATGTCGAAGCGGAATCGGGCATGACGCTGATGTTCCAGTCCTTCGGCTTCAAGTACGGCATTCCGATGGATGCCGATCTGGTGTTCGATGTGCGCTGCCTGCCCAACCCGCACTACGACCCGATGCTGAGGCCGCTCACCGGGCGCGACAAGCCGGTGATCGACTTTCTCGAGAAAGTGCCTGAGGTCGGACGCATGGCCGAGGACATTCGACGCTTCGTTGCCAACTGGCTGCCGAGCTACCTTCGCGATAATCGCAGCTACCTGACCGTCGCCATTGGCTGCACCGGTGGGCAGCATCGCTCGGTGTATATCGCAGAGTGGCTGGCACGACGCTTCAAGGACAGTGCTCAGGTGCTGGTGCGTCATCGCTCCGCCGCGCGGCGCGATGCCGATCGCGCTGCAGCAGGCAAGTGA
- a CDS encoding Gx transporter family protein has translation MTPSTIELVPTVKDRRIARHAAAAIVLTVAEAVIPLPLPGVKPGLANIVTLVVLARWGWREAVWVALLRVLAGSLLLGQFLAPGFFLSLSGALASLLALGVAMHLPRRWFGPVSHSILAAFAHIGAQLVVARIWLVPHDGVFYLVPIFSAAAVIFGLVNGLIAGRLLHELQALEAEERSSE, from the coding sequence ATGACTCCCTCAACTATTGAACTCGTCCCCACGGTCAAGGACCGTCGCATCGCCCGCCATGCCGCGGCCGCAATCGTGCTTACCGTGGCGGAGGCGGTGATCCCGCTGCCGCTGCCCGGCGTGAAGCCGGGTCTGGCGAACATCGTGACGCTGGTGGTGCTGGCGCGCTGGGGCTGGCGTGAAGCGGTGTGGGTGGCCTTGCTGCGGGTGCTGGCGGGCAGCCTGCTGCTGGGACAGTTTCTGGCACCGGGCTTCTTTCTCAGCCTGTCGGGTGCGCTTGCCAGCCTGCTCGCGCTCGGGGTGGCGATGCACTTGCCGCGGCGCTGGTTCGGGCCGGTCAGCCACAGCATTCTGGCCGCCTTCGCCCACATCGGCGCACAACTCGTGGTCGCCCGGATATGGCTGGTGCCGCACGACGGCGTATTCTACCTGGTGCCGATATTCTCCGCCGCGGCGGTGATTTTCGGTCTGGTTAACGGCTTGATCGCGGGCCGCCTGCTGCATGAGCTTCAAGCGCTCGAAGCCGAGGAACGCAGCTCGGAATAA
- a CDS encoding CheR family methyltransferase gives MDNPQITHHEFALFQRLIYRLAGISLADTKKILLVGRLSKRLRHYGLGTFGEYYRMLASGDHPQEVQMMVDLLTTNETYFFREAAHFDLLADIAAQRRGNTFRVWSAACSSGEEPYTMAMVLAETLGLNAPWEIIATDISLTVLERAEIGYYAMERATGIPPELLKKYCLKGVREHAGNLLIQQKLRERVQFRHFNLIAPDPRDLGQFDVTFLRNVMIYFDQETKRKVVAHMLPHLRKDGYFVVGHSETLNGLSDDLASLRPTVYCRREYRALHREHA, from the coding sequence ATGGACAATCCCCAGATCACCCATCACGAATTCGCGCTGTTCCAGCGCCTGATATACCGGCTCGCCGGGATCAGCCTTGCGGACACCAAGAAGATCCTCCTTGTGGGACGCCTTTCCAAGCGCCTGCGCCATTACGGACTGGGCACCTTCGGCGAGTATTACCGCATGCTTGCCAGCGGCGACCATCCGCAGGAAGTGCAGATGATGGTCGACCTGCTCACCACCAACGAAACCTATTTCTTCCGCGAAGCCGCCCATTTCGACCTGCTCGCAGACATTGCCGCACAGCGCCGCGGCAATACATTCCGGGTCTGGAGCGCCGCATGCTCCTCGGGGGAGGAGCCCTATACCATGGCCATGGTCCTGGCGGAAACGCTGGGCCTGAATGCGCCATGGGAAATTATTGCCACCGACATCAGCCTGACCGTACTCGAACGAGCGGAAATCGGCTATTACGCCATGGAACGCGCAACCGGCATTCCACCCGAGCTACTCAAGAAGTACTGCCTCAAGGGCGTTCGCGAACATGCGGGCAATCTGCTCATCCAGCAGAAGTTGAGGGAGCGCGTGCAATTTCGGCACTTCAATCTCATCGCGCCCGACCCACGCGACCTCGGCCAGTTCGACGTCACGTTCCTGCGCAATGTGATGATCTACTTCGATCAGGAAACCAAGCGCAAGGTCGTGGCGCACATGCTCCCCCATCTGCGCAAAGACGGCTACTTCGTGGTGGGGCACTCCGAGACGCTTAACGGCCTGAGTGATGATCTCGCATCCTTGCGCCCGACCGTATATTGCCGTCGAGAATACCGCGCCCTGCACCGCGAGCATGCTTGA
- a CDS encoding NusG domain II-containing protein has product MRLDADWRALLRPGDWLVVCAGFALCVYSALGFWTGGAPDGIIVRAAGKVVAEADLSRARKIEVEGPLGTTLIEIEPGRARVASDPGPRQYCVRQGWLSRAGAVAICAPNQVSLTLTGRGSDYDSLNY; this is encoded by the coding sequence ATCCGCCTGGACGCAGACTGGCGTGCCCTGCTGCGGCCAGGAGACTGGCTGGTCGTGTGCGCCGGGTTTGCGCTGTGTGTGTACTCGGCGCTTGGCTTCTGGACCGGCGGCGCGCCGGACGGCATCATCGTCAGGGCGGCCGGCAAGGTCGTGGCCGAGGCCGACCTGTCGCGTGCGCGCAAGATTGAAGTCGAAGGGCCGCTCGGCACCACGCTGATCGAGATCGAACCCGGACGTGCGCGGGTTGCGTCCGACCCCGGTCCGCGCCAGTACTGCGTGCGCCAGGGCTGGCTGAGCCGCGCCGGCGCAGTGGCCATCTGTGCCCCCAACCAGGTCAGCCTGACCCTCACCGGGCGCGGCAGCGACTATGACTCCCTCAACTATTGA
- a CDS encoding protein-glutamate methylesterase/protein-glutamine glutaminase: MIVDDSAVVRQAISQTLAVDPGIEVIAAAADPLFAMRKMEVQWPDVIILDIEMPRMDGLTFLKKIMSERPTPVVICSSLAERGAEATMNALSAGAVSIITKPKMGVKQFLEDSANDVVQAVKAAARANARRLAPRTAVNAPLPKLSADAVITSGLGSGASMVRTTDCVVAIGTSTGGTQALEAVLTRLPAVCPGIVIVQHMPERFTAMFAERLNGLCEIDVREARHGDRVVPGRALIAPGGKHMLLTRSGAQYAVEVVDGPLVNRHRPSVDVLFRSCAKFAGRNAFGVIMTGMGDDGARGLKEMHDAGASTVAEDESSCVVFGMPKEAIKLGAVDTVLPLDRIPAAILRAGKS; this comes from the coding sequence ATGATCGTCGACGACTCGGCCGTCGTGCGGCAAGCCATCAGCCAGACGCTGGCTGTCGACCCTGGCATCGAAGTCATCGCCGCTGCTGCCGATCCCCTGTTTGCGATGCGAAAGATGGAAGTGCAGTGGCCGGATGTGATCATCCTTGATATCGAGATGCCCCGTATGGACGGGCTGACCTTCCTCAAGAAGATCATGAGCGAGCGCCCGACCCCGGTGGTGATCTGCTCATCCCTCGCTGAACGTGGTGCGGAAGCGACGATGAATGCCCTGTCCGCGGGCGCCGTGTCCATCATCACCAAACCCAAGATGGGCGTGAAACAATTCCTCGAGGACAGTGCCAACGACGTCGTCCAGGCGGTCAAGGCAGCCGCGCGCGCCAACGCGCGACGCCTCGCGCCTCGCACCGCGGTCAACGCTCCGCTACCGAAGCTGTCGGCGGACGCGGTAATCACCAGCGGGCTTGGAAGCGGCGCGTCGATGGTGCGCACAACCGACTGCGTCGTCGCCATCGGCACCTCCACCGGCGGCACCCAGGCACTTGAAGCGGTATTGACACGGTTGCCCGCCGTATGCCCCGGCATCGTCATCGTCCAGCACATGCCGGAGAGGTTTACCGCGATGTTCGCCGAACGCCTCAACGGCCTGTGCGAAATCGATGTACGAGAGGCGCGTCACGGCGACCGCGTTGTCCCCGGCCGGGCCTTGATCGCACCGGGAGGAAAGCACATGCTGCTGACCCGCAGCGGGGCTCAATACGCCGTCGAGGTGGTCGATGGACCACTGGTCAATCGCCATCGGCCGTCTGTCGATGTCCTGTTCCGCTCCTGCGCGAAGTTCGCCGGGCGCAATGCATTCGGCGTCATCATGACCGGAATGGGTGACGACGGCGCCCGTGGCCTGAAGGAAATGCATGACGCAGGCGCGAGCACGGTGGCAGAAGACGAGTCCAGCTGCGTTGTCTTCGGCATGCCCAAAGAGGCGATCAAGCTCGGCGCTGTCGATACCGTACTGCCACTGGACAGGATTCCCGCAGCCATTCTTCGCGCAGGCAAGTCCTGA
- a CDS encoding chemotaxis protein CheD, with amino-acid sequence MNNWDAMSAQEIERMARNIAPGGWSVERHKPLATLLGSCVAVCMFDDIAHIGGMNHFMLPSMSRSQGANDADIDNLLSGDYAMEVLLNALLAQGAARHRVKAKAFGAGTILTGSASSGIGVRNAEFAREWLQREHIPLIASDFLGPWSRKVLFVPETGDAYCRRMATTQATAQGIAREEAAYAQSLQRKPPKSNIELF; translated from the coding sequence ATGAACAACTGGGATGCCATGTCGGCGCAGGAGATCGAGCGCATGGCGCGAAACATTGCGCCGGGCGGATGGTCGGTTGAACGACATAAACCGCTCGCCACCTTGCTGGGCTCCTGCGTGGCGGTCTGCATGTTCGACGACATTGCCCACATCGGCGGAATGAATCATTTCATGCTTCCCAGCATGAGCCGCAGCCAGGGTGCCAACGACGCCGACATCGACAACCTGCTGTCTGGAGACTACGCCATGGAAGTGCTGCTCAATGCACTTCTTGCTCAGGGAGCAGCAAGGCACAGGGTGAAGGCCAAGGCCTTCGGGGCCGGAACCATATTGACGGGTTCCGCATCGTCGGGGATCGGCGTGCGCAACGCGGAGTTTGCACGCGAGTGGCTGCAACGCGAGCACATCCCGCTGATTGCATCCGATTTTCTCGGCCCCTGGTCGCGCAAGGTGCTCTTCGTGCCCGAGACCGGCGATGCATATTGCCGGCGCATGGCCACCACCCAGGCCACCGCACAGGGCATCGCGCGCGAGGAAGCGGCCTATGCGCAGTCGCTGCAGCGCAAACCGCCAAAATCAAACATCGAACTCTTCTGA
- a CDS encoding DUF1289 domain-containing protein translates to MTNDDECVGVCMIDYDEGICIGCGRTVDEINGVPIPPPPADLKPAAPAPLPANVAAQVGEGSD, encoded by the coding sequence ATGACGAACGATGACGAGTGCGTCGGCGTGTGCATGATCGATTACGACGAAGGCATCTGCATTGGCTGCGGGCGCACGGTCGATGAAATCAACGGTGTGCCCATCCCGCCGCCGCCGGCAGATCTGAAACCCGCCGCACCCGCACCCCTGCCGGCCAATGTCGCCGCACAGGTGGGAGAGGGCAGCGATTGA
- a CDS encoding MBL fold metallo-hydrolase produces MSAALHFPASLQVFERGWLSANNILLADGDEATLIDSGYFSHAGQTVELVRRGLDGRKLRRLINTHSHSDHIGGNAAVQRSFGCSITIPAGMADAVANWDEDALLLRTAAQKGERFAATGLLEAGDRFVAGELEWQAIAVPGHDMDALAYYNAERRILISGDALWRDGFGILFAEVLGSGDGLGEARRTLESIGRLAVDAVIPGHGAPFSDFDEALERAFARLRAFEDDGARMARNAIRACVTFALLDARRMSLDVLPQYLAETPLYREANARFLGLGADALAAWLISELERAGVAHREGKDLVAS; encoded by the coding sequence TTGAGCGCAGCGCTCCACTTTCCGGCCAGCCTGCAGGTGTTCGAGCGCGGCTGGCTGTCGGCCAACAATATCCTGCTTGCCGATGGCGATGAGGCCACGCTGATCGATTCGGGCTACTTCAGCCATGCGGGGCAGACCGTCGAGCTCGTGCGCCGGGGGCTGGACGGGCGGAAACTGCGCCGTCTGATCAACACCCATTCGCACTCTGATCACATCGGTGGCAATGCCGCGGTACAGCGCAGCTTTGGCTGCTCGATCACGATTCCGGCAGGCATGGCCGATGCGGTTGCCAACTGGGACGAAGATGCGCTGCTGCTGCGCACGGCCGCACAGAAGGGCGAGCGTTTTGCCGCCACCGGGCTGCTGGAAGCAGGTGACCGCTTTGTCGCCGGCGAACTCGAATGGCAGGCAATCGCCGTACCGGGTCACGACATGGATGCGCTCGCCTACTACAACGCCGAGCGTCGCATCCTGATCTCGGGTGATGCGCTGTGGCGCGACGGCTTCGGCATTCTGTTTGCCGAAGTGCTGGGAAGTGGTGACGGACTCGGCGAAGCGCGGCGTACGCTGGAGTCCATTGGCCGCCTCGCGGTGGATGCGGTGATACCCGGGCACGGTGCGCCTTTTTCCGACTTCGACGAGGCGCTCGAGCGCGCTTTCGCCCGGCTGCGTGCGTTCGAGGACGATGGCGCACGCATGGCGCGCAACGCGATCCGGGCCTGCGTGACCTTTGCCCTGCTCGATGCGCGGCGCATGTCCCTCGATGTGCTGCCGCAGTATCTTGCCGAAACCCCCCTGTACCGGGAGGCCAATGCGCGATTCCTCGGTCTTGGCGCGGATGCGCTTGCCGCCTGGCTGATCTCGGAACTCGAGCGCGCCGGCGTGGCACACCGCGAGGGGAAAGACCTGGTGGCCAGCTGA
- a CDS encoding chemotaxis protein CheW encodes MNQVVASGTRQVSTKREAGDDTPAQYLTFSLGGEVFALGILNVKEIIEFGSVTEIPMMPVFIRGVINLRGAVVPVIDLSARFGGTATTVSRRTCIVIVEIDSEDGKQDLGVIVDAVNEVLEIPRAEIEPPPSFGAKIRADFIQGMGKVDGRFVIILNVDRVLSTAEIAMLARMGNEDGNAA; translated from the coding sequence ATGAATCAGGTCGTCGCAAGTGGCACGCGCCAGGTGAGCACCAAGCGCGAGGCGGGGGACGACACCCCCGCCCAGTACCTCACCTTCAGTCTCGGGGGCGAGGTGTTTGCCCTCGGCATTCTCAACGTCAAGGAAATCATCGAGTTCGGCAGCGTGACCGAGATTCCGATGATGCCGGTCTTCATTCGCGGGGTAATCAATCTGCGCGGAGCGGTCGTGCCCGTCATCGACCTCTCCGCCCGCTTTGGCGGCACCGCCACCACGGTGTCCCGTCGTACCTGCATCGTCATCGTCGAAATCGACAGCGAAGATGGCAAGCAGGATCTCGGCGTCATTGTCGATGCCGTCAATGAAGTACTGGAAATTCCCCGCGCCGAAATTGAACCGCCCCCGAGTTTCGGCGCCAAGATTCGTGCCGACTTCATTCAGGGCATGGGCAAGGTGGACGGCCGCTTCGTGATCATTCTCAATGTCGACCGGGTGCTGTCGACAGCGGAAATCGCAATGCTTGCACGAATGGGCAACGAAGACGGCAACGCGGCCTGA